The following are encoded in a window of Gossypium raimondii isolate GPD5lz chromosome 13, ASM2569854v1, whole genome shotgun sequence genomic DNA:
- the LOC105781208 gene encoding 7-deoxyloganetin glucosyltransferase: protein MGSYSVPNKPHAVCIPYPAQGHVNPMLMVAKLLHFKGFHITFVNTEYNHERLLKSRAPHALNSLPDFRFETVPDGLPPPDINATQDIPTLCDSTSKHCLTPFRQLLARLNVSSGIPPVTCIVSDGCMSFTLEAAQEVGIPDVLLWTPSACGFLAYCHYRRLIEKGFTPLKDETYMTNGYLDTIIDWIPGMKNIRIRDLPSFVRTTDPNDIMLNFVATESERSAKASAIIVNTFDELEHDVVKALSSIFPKLYTIGPLHLLLNNIPQSSPLSSIDSNLWKEEPQCLQWLDSKEPKSVVYVNFGSITVMTANQLVEFAWGLANSKQPFFWIIRPYLVMGDSAILPPEFIEETKGRSLMASWCPQVSVLNHTAIGGFLTHNGWNSTIESISSGVPMISWPFFAEQQTNCRFACTQWGISMEIDNDVKRDEVEKLLRELMEGVKSVEMREKAMEFKKKAEEAAMLNGPSFVNLENLIKEVLL from the exons ATGGGATCCTATTCAGTACCCAACAAGCCCCATGCAGTATGCATACCATACCCAGCACAAGGTCACGTAAATCCAATGCTTATGGTGGCCAAACTCCTCCATTTCAAAGGCTTCCACATCACTTTTGTCAACACCGAGTACAACCACGAAAGGTTGCTCAAATCCAGGGCCCCCCACGCTCTCAACAGCTTGCCCGACTTCCGGTTTGAGACTGTCCCCGACGGTCTTCCTCCGCCAGACATCAATGCCACACAAGACATCCCCACGCTTTGCGACTCCACTAGCAAGCATTGCTTGACTCCCTTTCGCCAACTTCTTGCTAGGCTCAACGTTTCTTCCGGCATCCCGCCGGTCACTTGCATCGTCTCCGATGGGTGCATGTCGTTCACTCTCGAGGCGGCTCAAGAGGTAGGGATTCCTGATGTATTGCTTTGGACACCGAGTGCGTGTGGTTTCTTAGCctattgtcattatcgacggCTTATTGAGAAGGGTTTTACACCGTTGAAAG ATGAGACCTATATGACAAATGGGTATTTGGATACAATCATTGATTGGATTCCAGGCATGAAAAACATCCGCATAAGGGACCTGCCGAGCTTTGTTCGAACAACGGATCCAAATGATATAATGTTGAACTTCGTTGCGACAGAGAGTGAGAGATCTGCAAAAGCTTCCGCCATTATCGTAAATACCTTCGATGAATTGGAACATGATGTCGTCAAAGCTCTCTCCTCCATCTTCCCTAAACTTTACACCATTGGACCCCTTCACTTGCTCCTCAACAACATTCCACAGTCGTCGCCTTTAAGCTCCATCGACTCCAATCTGTGGAAAGAAGAGCCTCAATGTCTTCAATGGCTGGATTCCAAGGAACCCAAATCGGTCGTTTACGTTAATTTCGGGAGCATCACGGTGATGACGGCGAATCAACTGGTTGAGTTCGCTTGGGGCTTGGCTAATAGCAAGCAACCCTTTTTTTGGATCATTAGGCCCTATTTGGTGATGGGAGATTCAGCTATTTTGCCCCCAGAGTTCATTGAAGAAACCAAAGGGCGTAGCTTAATGGCGAGCTGGTGCCCACAAGTGAGCGTTTTGAACCACACAGCGATTGGGGGTTTCTTAACGCACAATGGATGGAATTCCACCATCGAAAGCATTTCCAGTGGGGTGCCGATGATTTCTTGGCCGTTCTTCGCCGAGCAACAAACGAATTGTCGATTCGCTTGCACCCAATGGGGCATCAGCATGGAGATCGACAATGATGTGAAGAGGGATGAAGTGGAGAAACTACTGAGGGAGTTGATGGAAGGAGTTAAAAGCGTGGAGATGAGGGAAAAGGCCATGGAGTTTAAGAAAAAGGCTGAGGAAGCTGCCATGTTGAATGGCCCATCGTTCGTGAATTTGGAAAACTTGATTAAAGAAGTGTTGCTCTAA